The genome window aagccatTAAAGCAAAATGGAAAGCAGTGTTTTGAAGGCTGTGTGTCGTTATGAAGTGAGGCAGGTGTGTTATTGGCACACTGACCTGAACTTTGCAGTCACTGGTGCCAATAGCAAGGTAGCTTCCTTCTTTGGTCCAGGACACTGAGCAGATGTAGTCCTCCTCGGAGTCCAGCTTCATGAGAAGAATGATGTCTCCTTGAGTGGCATCCCACAGGTACACACTGTTGTGAAGAGCAACAGCGAGAACATTTCGACTGCTCCAATCAAGCAGATTCAAATCttggggagagaaaagagaccAAATAATTAGAAGTGTACAGGAATACAAGATATAGTATGAAAACTAATGTATTTATCATATTGGTCATAACCATCCTCAGTAGATTGCTGTGATTCTAAGACATGATTAGTTCCcgttttgacaaaataaaaacactaatgCTATTAGAAACAACCTCTAAAATGTCCAACTTACAGAAATCATTTCGAAGCTGCGGAGCGTCCAAGATTCTGTCAGGAGTTGAAGATATATATCTTGTCTTTTTGGAGGAGGCTGGAGTTGTAACCTGACTGTAGAGGACTTTCAAGTTGTTCTGATATCCTGTAAATTAGaccataaattaaaaaaaaaaaaaaaaaaccctcagttTCTATGTTCATACAGTATTGTTGGCACTCCAATGTTCTTACCTTCTGGAGCATTCAGTGGCTTCCCACCAAGATGCAAGATCTTTGCATCTTCAATGTTGTATCCATTCAGTGACATGGACCAGGCTTTTTGGCtttcctgagaaaaaaaaaaaaagatggctttaataaaatgcttttagttttaataagctgattaatttatttatttatgaaggTAGGCATTTTGTATTAAAGTTCAAAATCCTCACTGATGTTCctgctgtgttgtttgtgtCCACTGGCTCATTCTCCTTTGTGAGCAGGAAACTTGCCACATCCATCTGTTTGCTGTTTCTGATGGGAATGAAACGGTCACCTCCCATCTTAGAGGgcgtttgttttttatttttgcctaAAATATAAAGAGAGATCCTCAGTGGCTAACATTTCTTAAGATATAGGTACAAAGTGTTGTCCAAGAAGTCTGCTGCTGATCATTAACTAAGTAACACCGCATGAAGACAGTGTGTAGACATTACCTGGTGTTTTGGTGGGTGTTTTTGATGAACTCAGCGACACATTAGCACTTTTTCCAGGCGTAAGTGCGGTTGAGTTTGAAGAGCTGGCTTTTCTCTGCCACCTCGCCATGGGAGCGTTTGTGATGGGCATATCCAGCTTCAAGATACTGTGGATGTCGTTCTCAAACCCAAACTGCGCCATCTTATTCAGGTTTCACACGACCTGAACAGCAAAGCacattgaaaaaaatctgatatgtTACAGTTGCTGGACAATATTTGTGATAAACTTGGTTTTAAGTCAAGAATGTGGCTTAAAAACGGGGTACTGTTAGTCGTTTGTTAGCTGGCATGCTAACTACGTGTTAACGTTAGCACCACGTTAGCCGCTGGTGTGAGACAGTTTAGTATAAGCATTCGTTTCATGTTAGCTAAACATACTTTACATTACATCCAATACAATATTACTAGCGTTAAATAATGAATGCAGCTGCCCTAACGTAGGTCAGAGTGTATGAGCACAAGTTAGCATTAATTTCACAGTATCAACCGCTTTAAAAGTTACAACAATTACCGTCGAAAACTAAAAGAAGTCCCTCTGTCCTGAATCCTAAAAAAATACTTATACAACTTCAAAAAACAGACGAAATGGTCTCACCTCTTCAATAAAACGTTTCACACTGTTGCACTCCTGGATTTTCTCTCTCCTTGCTTTGCTACAATTTTTTGAATTTCGTGACGATGACGCCAACACGGTTTAAATGCCAGAAAGCGCTGCGCCGATTGGTTCGTTCAAGGAGCTGCCGTTATCGCTATGGTTACGTTTACGAATGCGTTCATGTGATTGGTGGAAGGAACTTCCTGTCAGAGCAGCGGCTGAAAACAGGCcactctaaaaaaaaagacctaTCGCCATCTGTTGGCCAAAAGGGGTTGTCAGAGCTTGATTTAGTTTTGTGAGATGCTAAATATTCCATAAAAACAAATTCGACTCAATGTCCAGATgaagtttaaatgtagtttcttcattttcaaatgttaaatcCAGTTAAATCCATAAATCCACCTGATGGTTCGTTAGTATTTGCTTCCTGGGACACTGTGCCATCGTTTATGTTGTCACCACTACCTGTGGTCTACTCATCTGATGGGGGTCCCTaatgaaaaatcacatttataatACGTGTTTGTGGTGTACAGACGTTTATGGTggtaaatgtatttcaaagcaTTGAATATTCTTATTGTTCTTAAATTCATTCAGAAAATTCTGCCTTGAGTGCAATGCATCAGCATGAAAGCTATACTGCATGTTGCTGTGACAAAGAACTTGTGATGAGGGAGAGAGACGAAAGGTCTGCAATTCAATTTAGGGGTTTCTTTTCAAATCACGGCCACATTAGAACATTATAACGTTTCCCCATGACTTTTCCACAGCCCCTTCTCATGGAGCGGTAGACTTTTCCGTTAGACATGATTTAGCCCATGATGAGCCCCACTATTATGCTAGTATGTCATTGTTTTCTGCTCTTTCCatcatatttactttttcttcaaCCAGCACCTTATTTTTTTGCAATTGAACTTCAATTTCTTTCTAATTTCTTATAAACATGAGTAGAAATTGCCAAGTTATCCGAGTCAAATGTTTTGTAACCAGTGGGGTTTTAAGCTAACTAGTGCATTGCCCGTTCAAAATGTGCTTGTTCGGAAcgatttctcaatacctagagGGAAGAGTGCCCTTCCCCTATACACCTCTCATACAAACTATGTAAAAtacaatttacccatgttcACTAAATGCCTCACACACAGGCTTTCAGTAAGTTCTATcatttacccatgttccctaaacgcctcacatgcagaatatctggagactacaattttgagttgagctgaagttgatcagatgaactgtagtgcccgttcaaaatgtACCTGAGACATCCTGTactatgtcttgaacatacatacagagtTCCCGTGCGTGAGGAACGGGAATAGAGTTTAGCactctaaactttttcaattcattctctatggtagttcttatcactacggATGTAATCCCATCTCTGACCAGTGTGGGTTGCAATAGCAGTGTGGCACTGTCCGTATCTCCGCTCATTGACTCCTCGCGCATAAGACGGAGAAgcaatgttgtttatgaggtattttttatatttttctgaacGTACCTGAGACATCCAACACTAAGTCTTGAACGTACATGACAATTTCGTTCACACCACACAGTTCAATAGCAGAGtttaagtctcttaaacttttCAAGTTTAAgtgtaatcccacctctgaccacaatgtgggttgcaatggcagaatggcgctgtctgtatttctgttcGTTGACTCCAcgtggagaagaagaagcaaatcaatgttatttatgagggtttttttttaatatgaatttCTCGAGAaccactcatccaaacaacttcacacatcaacattgcacttcctcgtctccccagcaatccacctgccaggtatgagGTAGATCGAATGAACGGTTCTcgagatatgcgaaggacaaacccacgcacacacatagataacacagacagatagacagacagacagatggatagagattccttgctttagtAGTGCAGTGCCCTTTCAAAACGTGCCttttacatgaacacacaataggcaaaaacataagaaaatcaTAACAATTAACAGTATCCCAAATAAAAATTTATCCATAAGGAAGGAAGGTCTTACAtatcaaacaacaacacatcacagTCACATTCATTGGATAACTGGACAAAATCCATTTTCATTTGCTGTTCACTTAAATAGCTTAGTCCAGAAGTTATGAAAACATCTGCCCTAACAGTTCTTAATTGTGCAAAAACAAGCTTCTAAATTACTGCAGGCAGTGaacatatttgtttgtgtgtgtatgtgtgtgtgtgtgtgtgtgtgtgtgtgtgtgtgtgtgcatgattaTTAATCAATAGAAGAACCAGTATTAAGTGCGACACATGTGGGTTAAAGTGCTTAAATGAATGTGGCCCAAAATCTAGATCACACACTTTGGGTTCATTCCAGTAAGCTGTTAGTAAAGGTTTGGCAAAGGTTTGGTTACATTCATGGAGCGACACTGTCCACACAGAGAAGGAAAACGGTTAAATCAGTCGTCCTTTTGTCTATGGGGGCTCTGCTGTGTTGGGGGGTAATGTATAATTGAGCCAATAACACCTGCAAAGAAATCAAAGAGCACAAATTAGTCTTTAACAACAGGTCAATATAACTTTCACTGATTTGGGATCGAGCGTGTTGGATATCACTTCTAATTAACTTGTTTTTGTATCCATTAACTGAACTGTTTTGGATATTTGAACTGTCAATGGCTGACATGGCAACTGCAGTCATATTCAGTCATAATAAAGATGAGGGCATACACTATCAGAGTCAATCAAGTTGTACAAAATCGCATGTCTGGCACCTTACAAGTTAAAAGAACATaaacatgctgtgtgtttattgttcAGAGTTCcttcaatatattttaatttctatCAATCCTCTTCTAAGATTGTTAACTGAGAAGTGTACAGAGACTAAAGAGAAAGCATAGAGTGTTGTTTTCTTACCTCCAGGGTGCCGTATACCTAAGTAGAGAGTGagataaagacaaaacacatgGCGCCATGAGTATGAGACTTCAAACCAAAATAATATGAcattacacattttaaagtaaagCCAAGTATTGCTGCATTTTATGAGTATATGGATGATGAGCTAAAGATTAAACAGTTCCTACTTTTTGCTCACAGTATAAAGCACAAGACCATATTCCACTCTGCACaacttgatttattattatcCAAATGGAAAGTCAACATCTCATTTACTCACCCTGTCTATTGTAGAGGATGAAGTTGATTATAATAAGTCCGATAAAGATCAGCAGCGCCAAGAATGGGATCAGAAGCTGAGGCAAATTAAAATCTGGACCTAAGAAAACATGCCAAAACTTGTAACCTGACCACAGCCACATTCAagcatttgtcttcattttcaaCCTTATTAATAGTCAAAAACTAGACAGCTACAGCTACAGATCCTGAAtatcataaatataataatcaatccatcagactttatttgtacagcacttttcatacaagtacaatgtaacacaaagtgctttacacaatAATGCAATGCAATGAGGAAACACCAGTAGTAGGATAAaggaataataatgaaataaaataataaaacactaaaagaGAGTAGATGTGTTGAAGTTagtaaaaccaaataaaaagtAGGTTATAAAAAGGAGaacaatcataaaaaataaataaataaataaaatagaataaaaggaTATACCAAGTAGTATGTTATATGTTTCAGCCTGTtttactactactgtagtttttatGGCTTTCAAATAAAATGGTTTTACGTTGTTTATGTGGCACTAGGTACAACTATAAATGTTTGGTAGCACTGTGCATAGTGTATCTTTCATCTGTAATATAACTAGTCATTgcatttgtcaaataaatgcagtggaatACAAATTAGCATAATACAAATACACTGTGTTACCAGCTTGACcaggtaaacttttaaaatcTAATACAATCAAATACAGAGGACCAACAACACTTGTTTTTCCTGTTACAGTCAGAGAGAAGCTTATTTACTTCTGTGGTGGTGATGCACTGGTATGTTGGGAGATGTTTCCAATAAAATCCCCTTATGTTTGTAAATGGGGTGGATGATTATAATGCAGTCCAATAGAACACCATTAACTATATGGCCTCATATATAACCATAGAGTGGGTTATATATCCCGtctgacagtgtcaacaaaaactgaacactgaggctaaaagaaaaacaggatttaCAGCAGGGCTATTTTACTGACATTGTACAGGTGTACACGATACTCTTCTTTATACTAATTCAGGTGTAAACTAACCTTTCCTGTCAAAGTAACGTCACAGCAGTAAAAGTATACAGTTATAGAGTGTTACTGCACTAGACTGAATGACAGGATATAAAATGCACTGTAAACTATGAACAGCAAGTTAACGTTAGCTGGTTTCTATAGTAACGTCCATTCAAAGGCTACAGAAAGTCGTCCGTTTTCAggtattttgtgtgttgttgttgttgttgttgttattgttgtttcaAAAATTTACGCTCAACTGCAATGCAAAGAGACAAGCTTCTTACCTACAGGGGTCGAGACAGCTCCTGACAAGCACAACATTAACACAAAAATGCCAGAGAgatgcatttttatttccagCGTTACTTGTTTTCAGCTTCAAAATCCAGCAAGCGTTCAGCCGTCACGGATGGACAAACCCGAAATGATGAGCAAGAGTAATGAGCAAGAGTAATTACCTAACTCCACCCTGCCTGTGCATCTCACATCCTTTCTGTTTCACTACAGTTTCTTGTCTTAAACTGACTCCACCGATTGGCTGATACAGGACTGGGAGGTCACCCTGACATTCTGAAAGTGTCTGTGTATTTATGAACGAGTAGTGTTTTCTTTTAAGTCGCTTATTGCGTATATTATATTGGTAGTGGGGGTTTCCGGGGTTGTTTTTAAAGTGTAGTTGGGCCATTCCTGCAATTCGGTGCCATTTCAGCCTGGTTTAATttctaaaacaaattaaaaattgtattatttcatCTGAAGCAGGGCTTGTTAAACTATGAGAAAATGTAGCCTATTGGTCCAGCTCAGGATTTTATGGTCTAATGAGTTTGACCAAAGTCTTTGCATGTGACAAAGGCCAAATGTCCACCCTTCTACAGGACATTCTCATCTTTATTGATAAGTGTTTTGAATGTGcagttgtatgcaaaagtttggccgccccttgacaaataacatattttggtgatttttttttaattgtaaagatgtaaacacagcctgTCCAAgatatggagaaaaaaacacacacacaatattttcaccaaacattaatgcatagttactttttatgacataaattgaaaatacatatatatatataaaacaatgtgGCATGTGCACAAGTTTGGGCACCCTAAGAGTTCTTAAGTCTCAGATTCTTTTTACAAGGTCTCAGACCTTAATCGGCAGTTGTGTCAACAGTTGTCATTAGGAAATGTCAGTTGGTGCCAGTTTCAAAGCTTTACAATACTATGACTCTTCAAAACTTGTGCAAAAACTCAGCAACCATTGgttcctctaagcagctgtAAGCCCACAATGCAGAGGAAGGCTACAAGAAGATATTAAAGTGTTGTCAGCTTGCAGTTTCCACAGTGTGAAATGTATTAAGAGATGGCAGTTTAGGGGAACTCTGGGGATCTGGAAGATAAAGAAAACTCTCAGAGAAAACTGCTCGTATGCTGGTCAGAAAGGCAAAACAAAACCCCCATTTGACTGCATAAAACCAGATTTAGCAGACTCAGGAGTGGTGGTGCACCGTTCCACTGTGCAGTGATGCTACAAACAAAACCTTCATGGAAGAATCAGTAGAAGAAAACTTTACCTGCATACTCAAAAAATCCAACATCAGAAGTTTGCAACAGAACATCTACAGAAGCTTGATGAGTTTTGGAAACAAGTGCTGTGGACTGATGAAGTTTAAATAAAACTCTCTGGCCACAATCAGCAAAGGtttggagagaaaaaggagCAGCACTTCATGAAAAGAACATCTTGCCATCTGTTAAGTATGGAGGTGGATCCATCATGCTTTGGGGTTGTGTTGCAGGTAGTGACACAGGAAACATTGCACAGGTGGAGGGACGAATGGATTCCATTAAATACCAGCAAATCCTGGAAGCAAACATCCCACCATCTGTaaaaaagctgaagctgaaaaaaAGGATGGTTTCTACAACAGGATAATGATCCTAAACATACCTCGAAATCCACCAAATACTACCTCAAGAGAAGCAAGCTGAAGGTTTTAGAATGGCCCTCACAGTCCCCTGACTTAAACATAATTGAAAATCTGTGGGTAGATCTTAAGAAAACAGTGCATGCAAGACAGCCCAATAATATTGCAGAACTAGAAGCCTTTTGCAAGGaagaatgggagaaaatccCAGATACAAAGATTGAGAGACTTTTAGATGACTATGAAAAGTGTTTGCAAGCTGTGATATCTACCTGTctgttatattgttgttgttgttattattgttgctgttttgcttttttattttgactttttgtttttagtttgtttgatTCTAGTTCTCCTTCTTGTCTTGTCCTGTGTCGTATGTGTCTTCATGTTGGTCACTTGTATTGCActataaacaatttaaaaaatgtaaatgttttacatttcttaCATAGTGAATTCAAATCTGTCAATTTAAGTGTAATACATTACCCTTGTTTTAATATTGCATAAGAAGAGTCTGTATCTATAATTACACTTCCTGGGTAGAGTATGTTTGGGTGGTGGAATAGGCATTAGGCATTTCTTAATATCATAATCCACATCTGTTGCATGATGTGTTGACAGAGGTGCAATTTTGAAAAGGTTCAACCCACAAAAAATGTAACACTAAAGGTTTTCTGCACTGTGTGATTTAACAGAAAATGATTTCTTGTAAACtatatgacacaaaaataaacagacttgtacagaaaaaatacaaacacacctTATAGCCTTAAAGGTGCTCAGCGGAATGATGAGAAATGCTTTCTCATTGATGACACTGCTTTCTCATTGATGACACAAGTGAACTGTAGTCAACATCAACAATATTAGCTAGTATTGCACTCTGTAGGGGGGCAGGAGAGAGACGAGGCACTCAGGAGTGTGCATAAACATCACATCATTTGGATTTTCCCGGCAAAACCATCCTGAGTCCtttacatagaaatcagtccacaggctgttataGGTGACTGAGAAAGTcagggaaggtctcattttttaagttaCGTTACAATCTGTTCACCCTACTTCACATAGCACCTTTAAGGCTGTGCTCCAACACCTCTGGGGGGATATGGTTtctgacaaaaaagaaaactaaagaaagCAGCACTTACTTAACATCAACTTTCACTTGAGGACCGAGCTGTTCCACTAACACAATTCAGCGGTGTCTAGTCAACGCTAATTCTAGCCAGGCCTGAATAATCTTGCAGTGCATGCATGCTCAGagtacataagcagcccagaacagtTGATTGTCAAAAAGATACAATGTCgcaaaaagaagggaaaactAGAGTGGTGTTCTTCTCAGTAGTAGAACAAATCCTGTTGATGAAACTATATGAATATAAAGGAGTCATCACCAAAAAGCGCAATACTGCCACAGTTAACAAGAAAAATTAACAAACATAATTATCTATAGAGTgacatgtatgaacaacagccgCCCCTCAGCAAACAATGAGCGTtaagttgtgaaaataaaataatgttagcACCATAAACAGACAAATGACACACTGATAACACTCAGCAGCTGAAAAGAGAACATTCAGTCTGTGACTAAATTAAAAAGATATTACATATATCTGATCCTTCATGTAATAGTGTCTTTAAGGTCTAGTTATGTGCTGGGAAAACAAGAGGATAAGGTGGCTGATGAATTTGTAAATCTGCTATTGTCATAAGGAGCAATCTTCCTTCACGTTAAGCCGTCTTATCAGTACTTTCTGAGGCAATATCCAAATACACTAAATAAAATGAGTAGGTAGTAGGAAAAATAGTTTGTATCAAGTCCACCAATTCAGATTAAAAGCTTTTTGACAAATTTTCCTCATTTCACTCACCACATAAGAAATTCcttttaattttcagtttgaGAGGTAGCCCTTCCCAAGCACCCCTTAACTTTCcagaataaaagaaacaaagtgaACAGCTGCTCTAATAATAGATTAAGGTAACCTTACACTAagtgataaataaatgacaatataacacaaaaagtaattaaagtatttttaattaaatatttctgtacattttaGATGAACacacaataagaaaaaacacaagacaatcACAATGAAATATTAATCCAAAAGGAAAGTATTACATattaaacaacaacacacacagtcacattcaTTGGATAACTGGACAAAATCCATTTTCTgtcttaaattaaatattgtactGAGTTTGCTTGAAACAGAATATTTCCATTGCACATTCACACTGTTTACTTAAATAGCTTAGTCCAGAAGTAATGCAAACGTCTGCCCTCACAGTTCTTAATTGTGCAAAAAGAAGCTTGTAAATTACTGCCAGCAGTGAACATATTTGCATGTGTGCGTATGCATTAATATTAAACAATAGAAGACCAGTGTTAAGTGCAACACATGCAGGTTAAAGTGCTTAAAATAATGTGGCTAAAATCTAGACCACACACATTTGGTTCATTACAGTGAGCTGCTGGTAACACAGCAAAGGTTTGGTTACATTCATGGAGCGACACTGTTCATACAGAAGGAAAAGGGTTAAATCAGTGAGCAGTGAGTGGTCATCCAACAGTAGTCATAAATTAGAGAGCTGCAATGTGAACCTGTTAATCAGTCCTAGCTTTGTCAGCCTTTTGTCAAGGGAGGCTCTGTCGTGTTCGCAGGGTAATGTATAATTGAGCCAATAACACCTGCAAAGAAATCAAAGAGCACAAATTAGTCTTTAACAACAGGCCAATATAACTTTCACTGATTTGGGATCAAGCGTGTTGGATATCACTTCTAATTAACTTGTTTTTGTATCCATTAACTGAACTGTTTTGGATTTTTGAACAGTCATCCCTGTGTCAATGGCTGACCTGGCAACTGCAGTCATATTCAGTCTAATAAAAATGAAGTCATACAGTATCAGAGTCAATCAAGTTGTACAAAATTACATGACTAGTACCTTACAAGTTAAAAGAACATAAACATGCTGTGGCTTTATTGTTCAGAGTtcctttaatatattttaatttctatCAGTCCTCTTCTAAGATTAACTGAGAAGTGTACAGAgactaaaaagaaaacacagagtgTTGTTTTCTTACCTCCAGGGTGCCGTATACCTAAGTAGAGAATGagataaagacaaaacataTGGCCCCATGAGTATGAGACTCCAAACCAAATCATATGAcattacacattttaaagtaaagCCAAGTATTGCTGCATTTTATGAGTATGTGGATGATGAGCTAAAGATTAAACAGTTCCTACTTTTTGCTCACAGTATACAGCACAAGACTATATTCCACTCTGTATgacttgatttattattatcCAAGTGGAAAGTAAACATCTCATTTACTCACCCTGTTTTTTGTAGAGGAAGAGGCTGATTATGATAAGTCCGATAAAGGCCAGCAGTGACAAGACTGGGATCAGAAACCGGGGAAAATGAAAACCTGGAACTAGGAAAACATGCCAAAAATTGTAACCTGACCACAGCCACATTCAagcatttttcttcattttcaacCTTATTAATAGTCAAAACTATCAGACAGCTACAGCTACAGATCctgaataatataaatataataataataatcaatcaatcaataaatcaatcaatcagactttatttgaACAGCACttttaatacaaatacacaaacaaacaacctgtAGAAAGAATAAATATACCTGACTGATCCCCAGAAAGCCTTAATTCTCTCATCAGCTTGATGCATCCCTCCTGAAGGCGGATCCTCTCAGTCCTTGTGCGCTGCTCTTCCTGGTCCCACAGAGCTTTGAAGGCCAGTGCTTGTGTTAAGTGGGCTGTCCAGGTATCATTGTGATCCAGAGTCAGGTAGACCTCTCCATCATAGAGCACGCAGTCAGTCCAGAGTAGCTGAGACCCCTCCAGTATGCACTCACGAGACCGAAGGACAGTGTGGTTTCCTAGGGAGTGAGATGAAggctatttttaaaatattcaataaaatatattgaataaaacatttgaatgaCCCTGAGATTTGATCAGGTTTGAGTCATGACATTCATTAATAGTACAGGATGATTTTCTTACTCAGTACTGCAATCTGGTTGAGACTTGTGAGTGTTGAAAGGAATGCATCAGGTGATATGGTCTGGATAATGCTGCTGACTTCCTTGCTTGTGCCAATAAAAGGGACTCCATTGAGAAGGACCTGCTCCACGACCCGCTGGTCCCCCACCACTCCC of Thunnus thynnus chromosome 12, fThuThy2.1, whole genome shotgun sequence contains these proteins:
- the LOC137194197 gene encoding uncharacterized protein isoform X2, with protein sequence MHLSGIFVLMLCHLSGAVSTPVVIIQVQQWGVVGDQRVVEQVLLNGVPFIGTSKEVSSIIQTISPDAFLSTLTSLNQIAVLRNHTVLRSRECILEGSQLLWTDCVLYDGEVYLTLDHNDTWTAHLTQALAFKALWDQEEQRTRTERIRLQEGCIKLMRELRLSGDQSVPGFHFPRFLIPVLSLLAFIGLIIISLFLYKKQGIRHPGGVIGSIIHYPANTTEPPLTKG
- the LOC137194197 gene encoding uncharacterized protein isoform X3 — translated: MQETADTVIIQVQQWGVVGDQRVVEQVLLNGVPFIGTSKEVSSIIQTISPDAFLSTLTSLNQIAVLRNHTVLRSRECILEGSQLLWTDCVLYDGEVYLTLDHNDTWTAHLTQALAFKALWDQEEQRTRTERIRLQEGCIKLMRELRLSGDQSVPGFHFPRFLIPVLSLLAFIGLIIISLFLYKKQGIRHPGGVIGSIIHYPANTTEPPLTKG
- the LOC137194197 gene encoding uncharacterized protein isoform X1, whose protein sequence is MHLSGIFVLMLCHLSGAVSTPVDTVIIQVQQWGVVGDQRVVEQVLLNGVPFIGTSKEVSSIIQTISPDAFLSTLTSLNQIAVLRNHTVLRSRECILEGSQLLWTDCVLYDGEVYLTLDHNDTWTAHLTQALAFKALWDQEEQRTRTERIRLQEGCIKLMRELRLSGDQSVPGFHFPRFLIPVLSLLAFIGLIIISLFLYKKQGIRHPGGVIGSIIHYPANTTEPPLTKG
- the LOC137194197 gene encoding uncharacterized protein isoform X4, with the protein product MQETAVIIQVQQWGVVGDQRVVEQVLLNGVPFIGTSKEVSSIIQTISPDAFLSTLTSLNQIAVLRNHTVLRSRECILEGSQLLWTDCVLYDGEVYLTLDHNDTWTAHLTQALAFKALWDQEEQRTRTERIRLQEGCIKLMRELRLSGDQSVPGFHFPRFLIPVLSLLAFIGLIIISLFLYKKQGIRHPGGVIGSIIHYPANTTEPPLTKG